Below is a genomic region from Fuerstiella sp..
TCCATGTTCTTGCCCAGGTGACCTGCTGATCGCTGAGAGTCTCCAGCGTTTCGCGGGGAGCTCCTTCGGTGCCGGAGAGTCCCCATTTTTTTTTGCGGAGCATCCCCACGTATCCCAGGTAGTCGTATGTGCCGCCGCCAACGGCACCCAGATACAGTGCCACTTCCAGCCACGGGCTGCGGCCACGAAATCCCTCATACGTTTTTTCAACCCAGGGTTGGTAATCCGGAACGGACGGAACAAACAATCCCGAGAGGAATCCCGTAGACGTTGGCTGGCACATCATGATGGAAATCACAGAACTGAGCACGATGAGACCGATGACAAATGCTGATACGCGTTCCAGCGTTTGCTGACTGGAACTCAGTGCCAGTGCAAGGCATGTTGTGAGAACGGCCGTGGCCCAAAAATTATTCCAGAACTCGAATCCGCCGAACGGACCAACCGCAGTGTCATTGCTGGAAATACCGGTGAGTTCCCTCACATAACCGCCGAGGATCTCTGAGATTGCCGAAAACGCCAGTGGCATTACCATGACGGTGGGCAAAGCGATCAGCAGTGGAAACCATGACGGTGGACCAGGCAGTGATTTCCAGCTGACCATGGGATGTTCACCCGTCAGGGTAATGTGACGTGCTGCCACATAGACCTGCACTCCCTTGAACACTCCGGCAAGCAGAAAACACCACAACAACTGGTATCCAAACACGGCGCCACTGCGTGAAGCCACCACCAGTTCACCGCTGCCGATTGTGACAGACGCAATAATCAATCCGGGGCCGACAAATGTGAGAACGCTCCGGAAGTTAAGCGAACTGAGACGCTGTGGTGGTTCAGGGAATAAGTCATTCGTTTGTGTCAAGATGCCGCCCCAACGGAATACGCCTTCGATTTCATCCTGTATGATAACCCGTGCCGGTCCGGTTTTCGTCCGGTTTGAGCAAAGAGAAGTCGATTGGTCAATGATGAATACAACTCAACGTATCGCTATAGGCGGGATTCTGACGGAGTGCAATCATCTGGGCGGTCTGCCTATCGAAATAGCCGTCTACGAAGATTCCGGGCTGTATCGTGATGATGAAGTTCTGCAGCTGACGTCCAGTGTCGTGGGTGGCATGCTGGCTGAACTTTCCGAAGCAGGTGCTGAACCCGTGCCTCTGATTTATGCGTCGGCATGTGCCGCCGGTCCAATCACTCAGGAGTGCTACAGACAGTTGCGCAGCGAATGGCTCGAGCGGCTCCGTGCCTCACTGCCTGTCGACGGAGTATTGCTGCCACTCCACGGGGCCGCCCTGGCCGAAGGTGTGGATGATCCGGAGGGCGACATGATTGAGGCAGCCCGCCGGCTTGTTGGTCCCGATGTCCCCATCGTGGTTACCCTGGATCTGCACGCTCATGTGACCCAGCAAATGGTCCGTCATGCGGACGGGTTGCTGGCCTGGGAAACCTATCCTCATCATGACCAGTTTTCCACGGGACAGCGGGGCGTGCGTCTGCTGCTGGACATACTTGCCGGTCGTTGCCGTCCGACAATGGCGATGGCGAAGGTACCTGTCCTCACCAGTGCCATTCACGGTTCGACACTGGATGACGACCCGTTTGCGGATCTGATGCGATTCACAAAGTCACTGGAGCAGCGTGACCGTGTGCTTTCCACCAGCCTGTTCCTGCTGCATGCGTATATGGATTGTGAAAATATGGGCAGTGGCGGCTTGGTTATTACTGACGATGACCCGAAACTGGCAGAGAGTCTGGCGACAGAGATTGCACAGCGATACTGGGAACGACGACATGATCTGGAACCGAAAACTGTGTCGCCCAGGGATGCGATCGAAGCTGGAATGAGTATTGATGGTGGCCCGGTGATTCTTGTTGAAACGGCAGATTGTTGTGGAGGCGGAGCAGCCGGAGACAGCATTGCAGCATTGTCAGCGCTGGTGGACAGCGGCACGGATGAATTTTCCATTGTGCCGCTTGTTGATCCGGATGCGGCGGCGGTGTGCCACGCGTCAGGAACAGGGGCGAAAATCTCCCTGGAACTCGGCCACAAGCTCGATCCTCGCTGGGGAAATTCGCGGAAATTCGATGGTGAAATAGAAAGTCTGCTTGACGGCAGGTTTGTTTACACGGGAGGTCAGTGGGAAGGACATCAGGAACACATGGGGCCAACTGCTGTCTTTCGAATCGGAGCCGTTCGGGTTCTTGTGATGAGCCGGGCAACTTACGACTGGGCCGATGAGCAGTTTCGCGCCGCAGATCTCAACCCGGTCGATGCAAAATTTATTGTGGTAAAGAATCCCATGAATTACCGGGTGGCCTATGGGGACGTTGCCAGGCAGGTGATCATACTGGACACGCCTGGTCCAACTCCTCCCACCCTGAAACACGTCCGATACAAAAAAATCAATGGACCTTATTTCCCTGCCAATGCTGAAATTCCAGGACTTCAGCCGACACTTCTGCAGTGACGGGGTTTCATTTGCAGCAGGTCCCAGACTCTTTTTGAACAGCTCCGTGTTCGATCGCGTAACACGAAGATACATAACAGCCAGTATCTGCCGAACTGCAGCGTGGATTAGCGGCCGGGCTCAGGAGTGTTGTCATTTTGGGCCTGAGTTCGCGGGCATGACTGATGATCGCCCCGCCCTGCGGCACAATTCGAATACAAATACAAAGTCAGTCACAGTTGAAAATTGATCACGGGCGGATACGAAGATCGTAAACGAACAGGTGCTCGTGCTCTCGCAGATACAGTCGTTTTCCGGCAATGGCCGGGTGAGCCCATCGTTCCCGGCCTGCCCCGGGGATTTGAAACGATCCTTTGAGTCTGTAACCGTCCCGTGACGCATCGATCAGTGCCATGACACCGTCCTGGTAACGGAAATAAAGGTGTCCATCCGCATAAATGACGGACGCTGACCCGGTTCCCGGACCACGAGTCTTCCAAAGAATTTCTCCTGTTGCGACGTCGATACAGGTTGGCAGTCCGTTGTTGTTGCCGTGGCCACCAAAGATCGAGTCGCCAACAAGCACGAATCCACCGTGCTGATTTTGAAACCTGCCGGCAGCAAGCGAATATTGTTCGTTCACGTCAATTCCGCCAGTCGTGTTTGGCACCAGTCGGATGAGCGCACTTCCGGTGCCGGATCCGATTGAACTGAACACAAGATCTTCCCGTACCACCGGCGTCGAGATGGTGAAACCGTCGAGTCCGTCATAACCGCAGAGAAATGTTCCGTCTGTTGCGTCGATGACTGCCACACCGCGGCCGATGGTAACGATATAGATTCGCCTGCCGGCAATCTCAGTGACCAGAGGTGAGGCGAAGCACGGTTCGTCGCGAGTGGAAGTACCGAAGTCAGGCAGAGGTTGTTCCCAGATCAGGTTCCCGCTTTGCATGTCCAGGGCGACGATGCCTGTTTGCTGACCACCGGGTGTGCAGATCAGTCGTCCCCGATCAACCAGCGGTGTTTCCGCGAATCCCCGTCCCTGCGGCGGCCTGCCGCCGAAATCGTCGACGTAATGGCGACTCCACACCTGATCGCCGGTTGTCGCGTCCAGACACCGGAGTGCGCCGTCAGGATCCAGCGCGAAGACGAGTCCGGAATCGACGATAGGGGTCGACATCGCGTTCCTGTCGGTCCTGCCGACGGAGCGTTTCCAGAGTAAACTTCCGTCGCTGACCGCCAGAGCAATGACAAAGACCTCGGACGGTTGGTCCTCGCTTTGAACAGTCGCTCTACCAATCGTATAAATTGCTCCATCGGCAACGGCGACCGATGCCCAGCCTTTCCCGACTGTTGAGACGCTCCACGCCAGCGGCGGTCCATCGGTGCTCCATGAAGAGAGTAGTCCGGTCTCGTTTGATTGACCGTTTCGATTGGGACCACGCCATCCGGGCCAGGATCCGTCGCGTTCGATCGGTGTCGTATTACCGCGATTTACCACGGCCGGCGAGCTTAGATCTTCACCCTCCCGACGCAGTGTCCGAAGTTTTGGCAGTGCCGTTTTCAGTTCCCGGACGCCGGCGGCGGTGACTCGAGCCCCCACGAGGCTCAGAGACTCGAGTGTTTGGAGACGAGAGATCGTCTTCAGACCTTCGTCCGTGACAACGGGCTTACTGAAGCCCGCGTGCGAATCGATCGAAAGCTTTTCCAGCTGTGGGAGGTTGGCGAGGTGGACGAGCCCTGGATCGGTCACTTTTGTGAGGCTGAGATCGAGCTCTCTCAGTTCGACGAGCGCAGCGAGGTGAACGAGTGCGTCGTCGTCGATTGCTGTTGCGAACAGATCGAGGACCTCCAGTCGTTTGAGCGGAGCAATGTTTCGTACGATTTTTCCGGTGAAGCGATTGCGGAATCCTGTCTGGCGGAGACTTAACGCCTGCAGCCCGCTTAGCTTCGTTAGATGGACAAGTCCGTCACCGGTCAGTGACCCACAGAATTCCACGCTGAGCGCGGTCAGTTGGTCCAAAGAGGAGATTGTGGCGAGACCCTTGTTGTCCAGTTCTGTGTTGGACACGTCCAGAAGCCGGAGATTGCGAAGACCCCGCAGGTGGTCCAGTCCGGATCCGGTGACTGGTGTACCTCCCAGAGCGACAGCGCGAAGCTCCCTGAGGGGCGTGAGGGCAGCGAGTCCGTCATCTGAAATCTGAGCGTCGGTGATATGCAGTTCCTGCAGCGAGCGTAGTTTGCCGACGGTGCTGAGCCATGTATCCGTGATCTGTCGGCCCTTGAGAATCAGTGTTTGCAGGTTATTGAGTTTTTCCAGGTGCGCAAGTCCGGCTGCTGAGACTTGGGTGAAACTGAGGTCAAGCGTGCGCAGATACTGAAGTCGGCTGACATGTTCCAGTGCCGCATCGTCGATGGTGGTTCCCGACAGGTCGAGAAACTCCAGTTCCGGAATCTGATGCAGGGATTCCAATGCTGCAGAGTCAATTGGTGTGTTTGTGAGGACGAGGCCCCGGAGCCGGGGAACCTCGTTAAAACTGGTCCGGATTCCTACAGTAAAATGCCCGTTCCGCCCGACATGATGTGCGTCAAGAATGATGACTTGACCATCTCCGGGCCCCTGCATCAGTTGCTCAGCTGCGATTCGTGAGAGACTGCGCCACCGGGCGGTTACCTGTTCCGTCCGCATGTCAGTGAACTTTGCCATGCGGACACCATCCGGGCCGCGACTTTCTTCAGAAGCATAAGTGCAGTCCGACAAGGTGACTACAAACATGATGACGAACAGTGCGTATGAACCAGCTCGCTGATTCATATTTGTTAAGTCAGAAGTCAACTGCACGAGATCTCCCTGTTTGAATTCCGCGAGCTGAGCTCAGTCTTCCGAAAGTCGAAAGCTCTGATAGGGTGTTTCCGATGCCGGTCCGTCACTGGCCCACATCGTACGTGATGTCAGATCGAGCACGATTGAGGCGAGTGTCTGAATCCGTGTAGGCGAATCCGGCTGGGAAAGGTCCACAAGCTGACAAATTGAATGTGTTGACGAGCTGCGGTCGGCAAGCCACTCCTGGACCAGTTCCGGCGTGACGGCATTCGGGTTCTTTGTTAGCTCAGTCCAGCGCTCACCGCGCACCAGACTGTTTTCGAACTCAGTGGGTTCGTCGACTTCGCGGCAGTGGTTGGTGTGCCAGTAGACTTCGTTGTGAGCCAGGTCACGGCGTGCGACCTTATGCGGGGCATATTCAAAATTAGCGGCGTCTCCTGATGAGTCAGCAAGGAGACAATTGACGGTTGCTCGTGGAGCGAAGTTTTCCAAAACCTGACAGGCTGCAGAAAGCGTCTGTGCCTGCAGAGCGACTCGTCCCAAAGCAACGAACAACTGGTCTCCCACGCTGGTCTTTTCCTCGCAATTCAATCCGGCGGCCACCACTCCGATTCCGTGTTCGTTAAAACCATACTTACCCGGTTGTCCGCATTCCGTAATCATAATGTGGTCGGGGAGATCGTCGCAGTGTGCTTTGACGATTGCCCGGAAGTCCATGACCTCGGGGCGCCAGTCCCAGCTTTGCCCAAGCAAACAGTGACCGGTTGCTGAATGTTCGGGGCCCACGTAAACATTGGAGCATTCTCCCAGCGCGTACTCTTCAAACGTGATTTCGTAACGGGCTGAGATCGAAAAAATATCCTCGAGTGTTTGTCCGGAACCCGCGGCAATGCCTTCATATTCTGTGATCAGCTCTTTACTGAGCCGCGATGTTGGCTCGATGAACAGGGCGGACCGGCGTCGAACCTCTGTGCGATCAAAACCGAGCTGCTTCCGAAAAAAAGAACCGTAAAATTCAATCGCGCGTTCGATCGGCTTTCTCAGCGTGCGGCCGTACTGTTCGCCACGCTCTCTGCTTGTGCCTCGCAGTTCAACGACGTGAAACGGTGCCATGTTGTTACCTGTTTATGCTTTGCCTGCAGCAATGACCGCCAGCGTACGTGTCATTTCGTTGTGTACGATCTGCAGGCCTTCGTCGATCCCCATGCCAGGTCGAGCCAGCACCCACGCCGGTTTAACGGCCAGTGCCAGGTGGGCCATCATGCGTCCCGACTGATCGGTGTCAGTACAGGAGCCACCCAGAATTGGGCGCACGCCTCCGGCCAGACAGTCCAGTATTGCCTGCCCGGCATTTGTGATGGCTCCAAGATCCGGGCTTTTCACATTGACCATGTCGGTCGCGCCGGCGGCGATGAATGCGCGGATGTCGTCAAGATCATTTGCCCATTCGTCAACGATCAGCGGTACCTGGACGCCACGTTTTTTCAGGGCCTCACGCAGTGCGCTGAAGAGTTCGATCTGTGCGTCGCGGCTGCTCATTAAAACGGGCGTTTCAAGGCACAGGCGGTACGGTCCGGCTGCGTCGTGAAGCGAAGCGATATAGTCAGCCATGCGATCGACCTGCTGTTCAAATGCGACGCCGATCATTCCATAGACATCGATGTGAAATTCGGGCAGGTAATCATCGCTGCCATATTTGGCAATGCGTTTCACAATCCAGCTGATGTAGTCATGTAATCGTTCGCCGTTCGCTCCAAGTACCTCCATGTCGTTGATGAGACCGTGAGGTAACACATCGGCTCTCTTGAGGATCGCTTTGTCGACACCCGTGTCACGTTCTTCACCGCACTGGACGTTGATGGGAATCATGCGGTCGGAGACAGAGACCCCAAAGTACGCGGCCAGTACTTCTGCCGGAGTCTTTGCTTCGTTGACTGCAGCGGCCTGGACAAGAGCCTGTGTTGCTCCGTAGAAAGCCGCTGCACGATGAAGTCCTCCGT
It encodes:
- a CDS encoding C45 family peptidase, producing MAPFHVVELRGTSRERGEQYGRTLRKPIERAIEFYGSFFRKQLGFDRTEVRRRSALFIEPTSRLSKELITEYEGIAAGSGQTLEDIFSISARYEITFEEYALGECSNVYVGPEHSATGHCLLGQSWDWRPEVMDFRAIVKAHCDDLPDHIMITECGQPGKYGFNEHGIGVVAAGLNCEEKTSVGDQLFVALGRVALQAQTLSAACQVLENFAPRATVNCLLADSSGDAANFEYAPHKVARRDLAHNEVYWHTNHCREVDEPTEFENSLVRGERWTELTKNPNAVTPELVQEWLADRSSSTHSICQLVDLSQPDSPTRIQTLASIVLDLTSRTMWASDGPASETPYQSFRLSED
- a CDS encoding Nramp family divalent metal transporter; its protein translation is MTQTNDLFPEPPQRLSSLNFRSVLTFVGPGLIIASVTIGSGELVVASRSGAVFGYQLLWCFLLAGVFKGVQVYVAARHITLTGEHPMVSWKSLPGPPSWFPLLIALPTVMVMPLAFSAISEILGGYVRELTGISSNDTAVGPFGGFEFWNNFWATAVLTTCLALALSSSQQTLERVSAFVIGLIVLSSVISIMMCQPTSTGFLSGLFVPSVPDYQPWVEKTYEGFRGRSPWLEVALYLGAVGGGTYDYLGYVGMLRKKKWGLSGTEGAPRETLETLSDQQVTWARTWTRAALLDTVVSFTSVVLVTLLFAALGALLLHSAHKIPDDNMLLSQQESFLTQVHPQLRWLYRAGVFMAFIGTLYGAFEIYRYTVVESARALLPRWTQSGHLRAWQNGTVAFCFGGGIIMIWLPEGIAGNVLGKMTFGAVIGGATLCGLWCLAMLWTDATRLPPRLRMNRGLWAVTLIAGITMTALGVQTLVAFFSS
- a CDS encoding PQQ-binding-like beta-propeller repeat protein, producing the protein MQLTSDLTNMNQRAGSYALFVIMFVVTLSDCTYASEESRGPDGVRMAKFTDMRTEQVTARWRSLSRIAAEQLMQGPGDGQVIILDAHHVGRNGHFTVGIRTSFNEVPRLRGLVLTNTPIDSAALESLHQIPELEFLDLSGTTIDDAALEHVSRLQYLRTLDLSFTQVSAAGLAHLEKLNNLQTLILKGRQITDTWLSTVGKLRSLQELHITDAQISDDGLAALTPLRELRAVALGGTPVTGSGLDHLRGLRNLRLLDVSNTELDNKGLATISSLDQLTALSVEFCGSLTGDGLVHLTKLSGLQALSLRQTGFRNRFTGKIVRNIAPLKRLEVLDLFATAIDDDALVHLAALVELRELDLSLTKVTDPGLVHLANLPQLEKLSIDSHAGFSKPVVTDEGLKTISRLQTLESLSLVGARVTAAGVRELKTALPKLRTLRREGEDLSSPAVVNRGNTTPIERDGSWPGWRGPNRNGQSNETGLLSSWSTDGPPLAWSVSTVGKGWASVAVADGAIYTIGRATVQSEDQPSEVFVIALAVSDGSLLWKRSVGRTDRNAMSTPIVDSGLVFALDPDGALRCLDATTGDQVWSRHYVDDFGGRPPQGRGFAETPLVDRGRLICTPGGQQTGIVALDMQSGNLIWEQPLPDFGTSTRDEPCFASPLVTEIAGRRIYIVTIGRGVAVIDATDGTFLCGYDGLDGFTISTPVVREDLVFSSIGSGTGSALIRLVPNTTGGIDVNEQYSLAAGRFQNQHGGFVLVGDSIFGGHGNNNGLPTCIDVATGEILWKTRGPGTGSASVIYADGHLYFRYQDGVMALIDASRDGYRLKGSFQIPGAGRERWAHPAIAGKRLYLREHEHLFVYDLRIRP
- a CDS encoding methylaspartate ammonia-lyase encodes the protein MQITKAIVVPARGGHYNEDLDEIRAGAQRDGYFYEGQPQAQGFTSIRQPSEAFSIILILDNGGITVGDGMSVAYSAAGGRTGRFSVKEQIPFVQDVCNYLEGRPVKTFTEMCAELEAQTFDGGLHRAAAFYGATQALVQAAAVNEAKTPAEVLAAYFGVSVSDRMIPINVQCGEERDTGVDKAILKRADVLPHGLINDMEVLGANGERLHDYISWIVKRIAKYGSDDYLPEFHIDVYGMIGVAFEQQVDRMADYIASLHDAAGPYRLCLETPVLMSSRDAQIELFSALREALKKRGVQVPLIVDEWANDLDDIRAFIAAGATDMVNVKSPDLGAITNAGQAILDCLAGGVRPILGGSCTDTDQSGRMMAHLALAVKPAWVLARPGMGIDEGLQIVHNEMTRTLAVIAAGKA
- a CDS encoding M81 family metallopeptidase; this encodes MNTTQRIAIGGILTECNHLGGLPIEIAVYEDSGLYRDDEVLQLTSSVVGGMLAELSEAGAEPVPLIYASACAAGPITQECYRQLRSEWLERLRASLPVDGVLLPLHGAALAEGVDDPEGDMIEAARRLVGPDVPIVVTLDLHAHVTQQMVRHADGLLAWETYPHHDQFSTGQRGVRLLLDILAGRCRPTMAMAKVPVLTSAIHGSTLDDDPFADLMRFTKSLEQRDRVLSTSLFLLHAYMDCENMGSGGLVITDDDPKLAESLATEIAQRYWERRHDLEPKTVSPRDAIEAGMSIDGGPVILVETADCCGGGAAGDSIAALSALVDSGTDEFSIVPLVDPDAAAVCHASGTGAKISLELGHKLDPRWGNSRKFDGEIESLLDGRFVYTGGQWEGHQEHMGPTAVFRIGAVRVLVMSRATYDWADEQFRAADLNPVDAKFIVVKNPMNYRVAYGDVARQVIILDTPGPTPPTLKHVRYKKINGPYFPANAEIPGLQPTLLQ